The Verrucomicrobiales bacterium sequence TACCTATCCTACGGTGACTGGGGAAAAAATCGTGCTGCGGCTCTTCCAACCACACCAGGCCGCCGGCACGCTGGACACCCTGGAGTTTCCTGAGGAGGTACGCCGCGAGCTGGAGAACGTGCTTCGCTCCCCTGGCGGACTCGTCTTGCTCACCGGACCGGCCGGCAGCGGCAAGACGACGACCATCTACGCCTGCCTGCGCTTTCTCATCTCGTTGGGCGGCCGACAGATCATCACGATCGAGGATCCGGTGGAGCAGATCATCCCGGGGCTGATGCAAACGGAGATTCAGGAGGCCCTGGGACTGGACTTTGCGAAGGCCACCCGCCATTTGTTGCGCCAGGATCCGCAGGTGCTTGTGGTGGGAGAGATTCGCGACGAAGAGACCGCCCGGTTGGTGGTGCGGGCGGCGATGACCGGTCACTTGGTGATCTCGACCCTCCACGCCGGCTCATGCCGCGGAGTGCTCGAGCGTTTACTGGTGATGTGCCCGGATCATCACGCGGTCGTTTCCGCGCTCCTGTTGGTCCTGAACCAGCGACTTTTGCGACGTACCTGCGCTGGCTGCGCGGGACAAGGATGTCCCTCCTGCCTACAAACGGGCTATCGAGGACGCGTCCCGGCGGTGGAGTGGTTTCGCTTTCCAGCGGACGCCTCCGCCCGTCGCGGGGCTTTTGGACCGGAATCGGTTCAACCGGCGACGACCCTGCGGCAGTCGGCGGAGCTGTTGGTGGGCAGCGGCCAAACCTCGCGGGCCGAGGTGGAGCGAACTTTTGGACCATGAACCATGAATCCTGAGGAGCTTTCCTTTGTAACCCAACAGCTGGCGGGGATGCTGCGATCCGGCATCCCGCTGGAGGGGGCGCTCCGGCAGCTGTCCTCGACCATGAAGTCGGGACGCCTCTGCGCCGAGCTTGAGCGGCTGGAGCAAGATCTCGCCCGAGGGCTGCCCCTGAGTGCTGCATTGGAGCAGCGCCAGCTTCCTGCGCTGTTGAAGTGTCTGCTGCGGGTTGGCCAGGCCAGCAATGATTTGCCGGGAGTTCTCCTCTTGCTTGCCGACTACTATCGCAAGGCGGGCGACCTTATGACACGCATGAACGGTCTTCTGATCTATCCGTTGATCATTCTGATTGCCTGCCTGATTCTTTCGGCGCTGCTGGCGGCGGTCTTCACCCCGTTCATCGCGAGCGCCGAGCCGGTGGTGGGGTTCTCGACGGGACTGACGCCGGCCTCGGCGACGTTTTTGAATTTGATGCTCCTGCAGCTGTGGTTGCCCTTGATCCTGATCCTGGTCGTCTCGGGCCTGTGGGTTGCGGGGGCGCGATCGGCCAGGGTGCGCCAATGGCTGCGGTGGCGGGTGCCCGGTTTCCGCGAAGCGAGTTTCTCGCGGCTGGCCGCCGCCCTCAGCCTGATGATCTCCCGCGGCTGCCCGGTGTCCGAGGCG is a genomic window containing:
- the tadA gene encoding Flp pilus assembly complex ATPase component TadA; this translates as MDSDAPAFLVELIHQAQASGASDIHLHQVGNRAEISFRVDGVLVPRGGLEGELAERVFGRIKYLSRLKTYQHSLPQDGRISRESVGADQDLRVATYPTVTGEKIVLRLFQPHQAAGTLDTLEFPEEVRRELENVLRSPGGLVLLTGPAGSGKTTTIYACLRFLISLGGRQIITIEDPVEQIIPGLMQTEIQEALGLDFAKATRHLLRQDPQVLVVGEIRDEETARLVVRAAMTGHLVISTLHAGSCRGVLERLLVMCPDHHAVVSALLLVLNQRLLRRTCAGCAGQGCPSCLQTGYRGRVPAVEWFRFPADASARRGAFGPESVQPATTLRQSAELLVGSGQTSRAEVERTFGP
- a CDS encoding type II secretion system F family protein — encoded protein: MNPEELSFVTQQLAGMLRSGIPLEGALRQLSSTMKSGRLCAELERLEQDLARGLPLSAALEQRQLPALLKCLLRVGQASNDLPGVLLLLADYYRKAGDLMTRMNGLLIYPLIILIACLILSALLAAVFTPFIASAEPVVGFSTGLTPASATFLNLMLLQLWLPLILILVVSGLWVAGARSARVRQWLRWRVPGFREASFSRLAAALSLMISRGCPVSEAVALLQQVETGSRVQAELLRWQLLLAGGVTRFTDLTRESLFFPPLFVWIVAGSGEDWGAGFRRAAEIYHGRALYRFELMLYAALPVSICFLGLLLVVQLSPLYFVLSRGVGDLLQSAGGF